In Plasmodium falciparum 3D7 genome assembly, chromosome: 8, the following proteins share a genomic window:
- a CDS encoding ubiquitin-conjugating enzyme E2, putative, translated as MSNLAKKRLIRDFRKLQTDSPFGVSGSPIGNDIMKWRAVIFGPADTPWEGGTFHLELLFGNEYPNRPPKVKFLTKMFHPNIYMDGNICIDILQKHWSPIYDISAILTSIQSLLSDPNPNSPANQEAALLFVENRIEYNRRIKNCVKESFNFIEQKAEEDAEKS; from the exons ATGTCCAATTTAGCCAAGAAAAGGTTAATTCGGGATTTCAGAAAACTACAAACTGATTCCCCATTTGGTGTTAGTGGCTCACCAATAGGAAATGATATTATGAAATGGAGGGCTGTTATTTTTGGACCAGCTGATACTCCATGGGAAGGTG GTACTTTTCACTTGGAACTTTTATTTGGTAATGAATACCCCAACAGACCACCCAAAGTAAAATTTTTAACAAAAATGTTTCACCCCAATATATACATGGAtggaaatatatgtattgatATTCTTCAAAAACACTGGAGTccaatatatgatatttcaGCAATATTGACATCCATTCAATCACTTTTAAGTGACCCAAACCCTAACAGCCCAGCGAATCAAGAGGCAGCTCTTTTATTTGTTGAAAATAGAATAGAATATAATAGAAGGATTAAAAATTGTGTAAAGgaatcttttaattttatagaaCAGAAAGCTGAAGAAGATGCCGAAAAGTCATGa
- a CDS encoding karyopherin alpha, which produces MDRRIEARRKEFKKNCDDTRRKREDLVVQIRKQQRECQLESKRAMVMANIGFEENNTYNLNYAKGNQNDSTNDSIYNTSSNNSSNTLEMLKKIPTLAIGVRSNEYVTQLNSTRELRKLLSIEKGPPIQEVINSGVVPYIVEFLKYDDKTDLQFEAAWVITNIASGSQEQTKVVIDNNAVPHLVRLLSSEKEDVCEQAVWALGNIAGDSAECREYVLNQNSLPLLLKILRTSHKRTLIRNAAWTLSNLCRGKPAPKFEIVSKALPTLAALIYNDDEEILTDACWTLSYLSDGSNENINSVLDAGVAERVVELLSHCSFLVQTPALRTVGNIVTGDDLQTDVVVKLGAVQKLSCLLNSSKKSIKKEACWALSNITAGNISQIQAVIDNNVIPQLINILMKEDFEVRKEAAWAISNASSGGSELQIEYLVECGAIHSLSNLLDVEDANIISVTLEGLENILEMGENKKLRDNLPTNPYVHLFEECDSVHKIDALQDRKVDNICNKAWKILYKYFPFVINNELNNAQIPLNNVFANTEDAVLNKDFTFD; this is translated from the coding sequence ATGGATAGGAGAATAGAAGCTAGAAGAAaagaatttaaaaagaattgTGATGACACAAGAAGGAAAAGAGAAGATTTGGTAGTTCAGATAAGAAAACAACAAAGAGAATGTCAATTAGAAAGTAAAAGAGCTATGGTAATGGCTAATATAGGATTTGAAGagaataatacatataaccTTAATTACGCAAAAGGAAATCAAAATGATTCAACTAATGATTCCATTTATAACACTTCATCAAATAATAGTTCAAACACATTAGAAATGTTAAAGAAAATTCCCACATTAGCTATAGGTGTAAGATCTAATGAATATGTAACACAATTAAATAGTACGAGAGAAttaagaaaattattatctataGAAAAAGGGCCACCAATACAAGAAGTTATAAATTCAGGTGTTGTTCCTTATATTGtagaatttttaaaatatgatgataaaacTGACTTACAATTTGAGGCAGCTTGGGTTATAACTAATATTGCATCAGGATCACAAGAACAAACTAAGGTAGTCATCGATAATAATGCTGTTCCTCACCTTGTTAGGTTATTAAGTAGTGAAAAAGAAGATGTGTGTGAACAAGCCGTTTGGGCTTTAGGAAATATTGCAGGTGATTCTGCTGAATGTAGAGAATATGTTTTAAATCAAAATTCattaccattattattaaaaattttacgAACCAGCCATAAAAGAACTTTAATAAGAAACGCTGCATGGACCTTATCTAATTTATGTAGAGGTAAACCTGCACCAAAATTTGAAATAGTTTCCAAGGCGTTACCAACATTAGCTGccttaatatataatgatgatgaagaaatatTGACAGATGCATGCTGGACGCTTTCCTATTTATCAGATGGttcaaatgaaaatattaattctGTATTAGATGCAGGAGTAGCAGAAAGAGTAGTAGAATTATTAAGTCATTGCTCTTTCTTAGTACAAACACCTGCATTGAGAACTGTTGGAAATATTGTTACAGGAGATGATTTACAAACAGATGTAGTTGTAAAATTAGGAGCAGTTCAAAAATTATCTTGTTTACTTAATTCAtcaaaaaaaagtattaaaaaagaagcaTGTTGGGCTCTGTCCAATATAACTGCAGGTAATATTTCTCAAATACAAGCAGTTATCGATAATAACGTTATTCCACaacttattaatatattaatgaaagAAGATTTTGAAGTGAGAAAAGAAGCTGCTTGGGCTATTTCCAATGCATCTTCAGGAGGATCCGAATTACAAATTGAATATCTTGTAGAATGTGGTGCTATACATTCTCTTTCTAATTTACTAGATGTTGAAGATGCTAATATAATATCAGTTACATTAGAAGGattagaaaatattttagaaatgggagaaaataaaaaattaagggATAATTTACCAACAAATCCATATGTACATTTGTTTGAAGAATGTGATAGTGTTCATAAAATTGATGCTCTACAAGACAGAAAAGttgataatatttgtaataaagcgtggaaaatattatacaaatatttcccatttgttattaataatgaattaaataatgCACAAATCCCATTGAATAATGTCTTTGCAAACACTGAAGATGCAGTTTTAAATAAGGATTTTACATTTGACTaa
- a CDS encoding CS domain protein, putative, producing the protein MEREKHENMLMAIARDFNSVDDLIETFLTFLENKTDYFHVMLNDKDVETLSEKYDGAILKNLLNNNNCGFKAHSREQLLIKSFRKHQINYIMRKQPYIIENEEIKNKYLTSCDELKKIKYMPTTKDMNKEKQENSTKVNSDVHSLNVTQENHISIWNGGKTDKYYWNQALKEINLEMPFNEEIKPNDVNVQITNTNIKIYHCGVLKLEGMFYEEVDKQECVWSIEDKKNIIIYLEKKRENWWPCVIKGDTEIDTKNIESKKNLTDFDEKTQGQIRKFLLEQRMKNEGIPTPEDLRKQNIINNVLSSKGEPFGR; encoded by the exons atgGAGAGAGAAAAACATGAAAATATGCTCATGGCTATTGCCCGGGATTTTAATTCAGTAGATGATTTAATAGAAACTTTCTTAACCTTTTTAGAAAATAAGACGGACTATTTTCATGTTATGCTTAATGATAAGGATGTAGAAACATTGTCGGAAAAATATGACGGAGCTAtacttaaaaatttattaaataataataactgtGGATTTAAAGCACATAGTAGAGAACAACTTTTAATTAAGTCATTTAGAAAAcatcaaataaattatataatgagaAAACAACCATATATAattgaaaatgaagaaataaaaaataaatatttaactTCTTgtgatgaattaaaaaaaataaaatacatgcCAACAACAAAAGATATGAATAAGGAAAAACAAGAAAATTCAACTAAAGTAAATTCAGATGTACATTCATTAAATGTTACAC aGGAAAATCATATATCTATATGGAACGGTGGGAAAACGGACAAATATTACTGGAATCAGGCcctaaaagaaataaatttaGAAATGCCTTTTAATGAAGAAATTAAACCAAATGATGTGAATGTTCAAATAACcaatacaaatattaaaatttatcattgtg gtgTATTGAAATTAGAAGGAATGTTTTATGAAGAAGTTGATAAACAGGAATGTGTATGGAGTATagaggataaaaaaaatattataatttatttagaaaaaaaaagagaaaattgGTGGCCATGTGTAATAAAAGGCGATACAGAAATAGATACCAAAAATATAGAAtcaaaaaagaatttaaCCGATTTTGATGAAAAAACGCAGGGGCAAATTAGGAAATTCCTACTTGAGCAaagaat gaAAAACGAAGGCATTCCCACTCCAGAAGATTtaagaaaacaaaatatcATAAACAACGTTTTAAGCAGCAAAGGAGAACCGTTTGGCagataa
- a CDS encoding RNA-binding protein, putative — translation MFFNFSRKKKSEERLEEERSNTCEETEQVEETSNNKRGRKQKEKDEKAKSVEDNLDEEYDVGKNKTQEKKKRKYTRKTGATATTNNTTTTTKRGRKSKKEKDEEIEENEKKNEVKDENVNNIGKSDDNEEKDNKENKDENYEMKITEELKDKDAKASALTLEILGDIPDADMKPPENILFVCKLNPVTEEEDLKIIFSRFGNIKSCKIIKDKVTNNSLQYGFIEFEKKEDCLNAYFEMDNVVIDDRRIHVDFCQSLSKYKNEYLKDNMNNDNVNNKKQKWDEATCKKEENNEDNIRVFKYESDHNTKEPNNDRNKKKDSKEDLENLKYKKYDNDNKRNYFSKYKYDKDYNYNNNDKKFSHHYYRNNSYKYKNSHNHNFMYSKNQYYRKNLNYYDNKNKYYKNIHNAAIGKRNYSPTDMIKRNNYNRRNSRSFSPRDRRTRGEGNMKDYDRYKKKEHEHKNTQEHIDNEQKKQNEDEISNYENKTNDEHKTNEESYKRSIEGSTKNENLKNDKVTKSASKSFDKPDIYDVDYNDDISDYEKEKNTKNEKRSESNSTFKVSSRRSNRRTSQNSSINNKTEHESYNRKESNKYYENKKRKYNDYQNKDNTNYHYPVKEYDNDRKGKHPSYAEEDRNYKRRNYEDKYIDKYKDKFPDKYRDKFSDKYTDKNDNKYYNNNNMRKYSKYNDGYVGDNKKYSKREDLYNYYDEKNKYNKHDLYDKEYYNKRKYSNYNTYNNNDNYNNKDFKSYREEKNTNYHRTDDNKNYHHTDDFNKSYKHKDSKINDDHINISSKYHPNNDYRKPYDNGKDKMPYYSKHSRISHKQDDYKYADNYRSKFNNKSYEERRLVNHRDRSLDHEKDYKYSRNNKDDNYHNFNKKDTRRNHSKSFSESRYDYSNKYNDRKKNYKNDKYDKKVKTNNKNHDSPYERNSVSISKDSYTNNKKKNSYTLKTESVKSFVSRE, via the coding sequence atgttttttaatttttcaagaaagaaaaaaagtgaAGAGAGACTTGAAGAAGAAAGAAGTAATACATGTGAAGAGACTGAACAAGTTGAAGAAactagtaataataaaagaggAAGGAAAcagaaagaaaaagatgaaaaagcAAAATCTGTAGAAGATAATTTGGATGAAGAATATGATgtaggaaaaaataaaacccaagaaaagaagaaaagaaaatatacaagGAAAACGGGTGCGACAGCTACGACGAACAATACTACTACAACAACTAAGAGAGGtcgaaaaagtaaaaaagaaaaggatgAAGAGATTGAagagaatgaaaaaaaaaatgaagttaaagatgaaaatgtaaataatattggaaaaagtgatgataatgaagaaaaagataataaagaaaataaggaTGAAAATTATGAGATGAAAATAACAGAAGAATTAAAAGATAAGGATGCTAAAGCCAGTGCCCTTACGTTAGAAATATTAGGTGATATACCTGATGCTGATATGAAACCTcctgaaaatattttatttgtatgtaAATTAAACCCAGTTACTGAAGAAGAAGatttgaaaataattttttcaagatttggaaatataaaatcatgtaaaattattaaagatAAAGTTACTAATAATTCATTACAATATGGATTTATtgaatttgaaaaaaaagaagattgTTTAAATGCTTATTTTGAAATGGATAATGTTGTAATTGATGATAGAAGAATTCACGTCGATTTTTGTCAGTCATTATCCAAATATAAgaatgaatatttaaaagataatatgaataacgATAATGTAAATAACAAGAAACAAAAATGGGATGAAGCAACatgtaaaaaagaagaaaataatgaggATAACATTCGTGTCTTTAAATATGAATCTGATCATAATACCAAAGAACCTAATAATGatcgaaataaaaaaaaagattctAAAGAAGATCTTGAGAATTtgaaatataagaaatatgataatgacaataaaagaaattatttttctaaatataaatatgataaagattataattataataataatgataagaaattttctcatcattattatagaaacaattcatataaatataaaaatagtcATAACCACAATTTTATGTATTCCAAAAATCaatattatagaaaaaatctaaattattatgataataaaaataaatattataaaaatattcataatgcTGCTAtaggaaaaagaaattattctCCAACTGatatgataaaaagaaataattataatcgaCGTAATAGTCGATCATTTTCCCCAAGGGATAGAAGAACAAGAGGTGAAGGGAATATGAAAGATTATGAtcgatataaaaaaaaagaacatgaACACAAAAATACTCAAGAACATATCGATAATGAacaaaagaaacaaaatGAAGATGAAATAAGTAATTATGAGAACAAAACAAATGATGAACATAAAACAAATGAAGAATCATATAAAAGAAGTATCGAAGGTTCCACAAAAAATGAGAAtcttaaaaatgataaagttACCAAATCAGCAAGTAAATCTTTTGATAAACCTGACATATATGATGTtgattataatgatgatatatctGATTatgaaaaagagaaaaacacaaaaaatgaaaaaagaagtGAAAGTAATTCAACCTTTAAAGTGTCAAGTAGGAGAAGTAATAGAAGAACATCGCAAAACTCatctattaataataaaacagaGCATGAAAGCTACAACAGAAAGGAAAGCAATAAATACtatgaaaacaaaaaaaggaaatataacGATTATCAGAATAAAGATAACACCAATTATCATTATCCGGTGAAAgaatatgataatgataGAAAAGGCAAACATCCTTCGTATGCTGAAGAAGatagaaattataaaagaagaaattatgaagataaatatatagacaaatataaagataaatttCCAGATAAATATAGAGATAAATTTTCAGATAAATATAcagataaaaatgataataaatattacaataataataacatgagaaaatatagtaaatataatgatggtTATGTAGGagataacaaaaaatatagtaaAAGAGAAGATCTTTATAACtattatgatgaaaaaaataaatataataaacatgatttatatgataaagaatattataataaaagaaaatatagcAACTACAatacttataataataatgataattataataataaagatttcAAATCATATagagaagaaaaaaacacaaaCTATCATCGAacagatgataataaaaattatcatcatacAGACGATTTTAACAAatcatataaacataaagatagtaaaataaatgatgatcatataaatatatcatccAAATATCATCCTAATAATGATTATAGAAAACCATATGACAATGGAAAGGATAAAATGCCTTATTATTCTAAACATAGTAGAATATCACATAAACAAGATGATTATAAATATGCGGATAATTATAGAAGTAAATTTAACAATAAATCTTATGAAGAGAGAAGATTAGTAAATCATAGAGATAGATCATTGGACCATGAAAAagattataaatattcaaGAAATAATAAGGATGATAACTATCATAATttcaataaaaaagatacaaGGAGAAATCATTCTAAATCTTTTTCAGAGTCAAGGTATGATTAttctaataaatataatgatagaaaaaaaaattataaaaatgataaatatgataaaaaagtaaaaactaataataaaaatcatgATTCTCCATATGAACGTAATTCAGTTAGTATTTCCAAAGATtcttatacaaataataagaaaaaaaattcatataccTTAAAAACGGAATCGGTAAAATCTTTTGTTTCACGTGAATAa
- a CDS encoding U1 small nuclear ribonucleoprotein C, putative, whose product MPKYYCEYCDIYLTHSSPVGRRQHIHGRKHISAKIEYFQNLLREEGITPQNFLGFLNNRNINNPLGNPMMNYMNPNMYMKYNPMKSYHSYSMRSSHPYRLNIHNNKYSRAGYVPPSHHKYSVNPMHNNYHQAHNNYSYPNSINPSNQINYSNNYGSNNFNNSNEFNKNMNEKDNINNNDIHDNKVKTDENDPINNDNLNNTRNFSYEENHYSTDHKKPSFLNPENSKEHIESDIS is encoded by the coding sequence atGCCAAAGTATTATTGTGAATATTGTGATATATATCTAACACACAGTTCACCTGTTGGGAGGCGTCAACATATACATGGGAGAAAACATATTAGTGCCAAGATAgaatattttcaaaatttaTTAAGAGAAGAAGGTATCACACCTCAAAATTTTTTAggatttttaaataatagaaatataaataatccaTTAGGAAATCCTATgatgaattatatgaatccaaatatgtatatgaagTATAATCCAATGAAAAGTTATCATTCATATTCGATGAGGAGTTCACATCCATATcgtttaaatatacataataataaatattcaagAGCTGGATATGTCCCACCAAGTCATCATAAATATTCTGTTAACCCAATGCACAATAATTACCATCAGGCACATAATAACTATTCATATCCTAATTCAATAAATCCAAGTAAccaaataaattattcaaataattACGGATCCAATAATTTCAACAATTCAaatgaatttaataaaaatatgaatgaaaaagataatataaataataatgatatacacGATAATAAAGTAAAAACAGATGAAAATGACcctataaataatgataatctTAATAACACAAGGAATTTTTCTTATGAAGAAAATCATTATTCAACTGATCATAAGAAGCCAAGTTTTTTAAACCCTGAAAATTCAAAGGAACATATAGAAAGTGACATATCttga